One stretch of Pomacea canaliculata isolate SZHN2017 linkage group LG11, ASM307304v1, whole genome shotgun sequence DNA includes these proteins:
- the LOC112575760 gene encoding CD209 antigen-like protein 2, producing the protein MVRVLLLLSACVSLCVCSQCPVSWTFNANKCYAYIDLNLPWIEAIDTCKTLGGHLVEISSATENHFVSRLMHSKELVWTWLGFNDLVQEDRWVSATSNQPMVYRSWGRGEPNDNGNEDCVQISNSGVWNDISCDPGTKRTFICQRKAD; encoded by the exons ATGGTTCGAGTCCTGCTCCTCCTGTCTGCCTGCGTCAGTCTCTGTG TCTGCTCTCAGTGTCCAGTCAGCTGGACTTTTAATGCCAATAAGTGCTACGCCTATATAGACCTTAATCTTCCGTGGATCGAAGCCATT GACACTTGCAAGACTCTTGGTGGCCATCTTGTCGAAATCAGCTCGGCCACGGAGAATCATTTTGTGAGTCGACTAATGCACAGTAAAGAG TTGGTCTGGACATGGTTGGGCTTTAACGACTTGGTCCAAGAGGACCGTTGGGTGTCTGCCACTTCCAACCAACCAATGGTATATCGGTCCTGGGGTCGGGGTGAGCCAAATGATAATGGTAATGAGGACTGTGTACAAATTAGCAACTCTGGTGTGTGGAATGACATCAGCTGTGACCCCGGCACCAAGCGCACTTTTATCTGTCAACGCAAG GCGGACTGA